The Caldisericaceae bacterium region GTAACAGTAACTACATTAAAAAGTGCCAAAGGGAGTTAAATTTGATTTGCAAAAAAGGAACGGTTTTACTTTATTAGAATTGATAATATCTCTATCGATAGTTATTATAGTTATTATCATGGCTCTTGCAACGTTTTCCCGTTTTTATACTGTAAGAGCCTTTTACGAGCAACAACTTGTTATTGAGCAAAACTTCCGTTTAGCACTTGACCGCATTACTGAAGATTTCAGAGAATCAAGTAACCCAGAAGGGGGTGCAATTATCTTAAAACCTGAAGATAATACAATGGAAGAAGAACTTATCTTTAGTAAATCTGGTGGAACACAAGTAAGGTATATTCTTAAAGGAACTGGCTCCCAAAAATTTGCTATTTACCGAGAAATATCTAATGACTTTACAGCAACCCCACCTTCTTTAATAAGCAGTCAACCGATAACTGAGGATATGAACCAGATTGTAAAACTTTATTTTATAAGGCAAGGTGGTAAGGTTGTTGTGATTATAGTTGGAAAGACTAGTTATTTTGGTGCAAAAAATATTGTTTCCTTTACTTCGCTTATATATTCACGCAACTCTCCTGAAGAAAATCCGTAAGGTATGAAAATTTTGTCCTTGAAAGGAGGGATAAAAATGAATAA contains the following coding sequences:
- a CDS encoding prepilin-type N-terminal cleavage/methylation domain-containing protein, translated to MQKRNGFTLLELIISLSIVIIVIIMALATFSRFYTVRAFYEQQLVIEQNFRLALDRITEDFRESSNPEGGAIILKPEDNTMEEELIFSKSGGTQVRYILKGTGSQKFAIYREISNDFTATPPSLISSQPITEDMNQIVKLYFIRQGGKVVVIIVGKTSYFGAKNIVSFTSLIYSRNSPEENP